A region of Salvia splendens isolate huo1 chromosome 17, SspV2, whole genome shotgun sequence DNA encodes the following proteins:
- the LOC121773489 gene encoding dof zinc finger protein DOF1.6-like encodes MGLSNQPLDWGQTLLPSEPSKPPPNRRQQPQTEALKCPRCASTNTKFCYYNNYNKSQPRHFCKSCKRHWTKGGTLRNVPVGGARKNKRPKPSKSAAVKHTAAAAAGGEKNISTILYQALIGRSSSSPAMHEATSSRVSPFTGGNVAQVIPATEFQFTSSNMNGSSSYGFDQFAEESTITTVNAPVSGGGGGWEMDLPSYWSWNDVDVLGSSGDLSVSWDEVIKP; translated from the exons ATGGGATTGAGCAATCAACCACTTGACTGGGGCCAAACGCTCCTCCCCTCCGAGCCGTCGAAACCGCCCCCAAATCGCCGGCAACAGCCGCAGACGGAGGCCTTAAAGTGCCCTCGATGCGCCTCCACCAACACCAAATTCTGCTACTACAACAACTACAACAAATCCCAGCCGCGCCACTTCTGCAAATCCTGCAAGCGCCACTGGACCAAAGGCGGCACCCTCCGCAACGTCCCCGTCGGCGGCGCCCGCAAAAACAAACGCCCCAAGCCTTCCAAATCCGCCGCCGTCAAGCAcaccgctgccgccgccgccggtggAGAGAAAAACATATCTACCATTCTTTACCAAGCGTTGATCGGGCGCTCCTCCTCTTCTCCGGCAATGCATGAAGCGACCTCGTCGAGAG tgtccCCTTTCACCGGAGGAAATGTGGCTCAGGTTATTCCGGCTACGGAATTTCAATTCACGAGTTCAAACATGAATGGTTCGAGTTCGTATGGATTTGATCAATTCGCCGAGGAGTCGACGATCACCACCGTGAATGCTCCGGTCAGCGGCGGAGGCGGGGGATGGGAGATGGATTTGCCTAGTTATTGGAGCTGGAACGACGTCGATGTGTTGGGATCATCAGGTGATCTGAGTGTGTCTTGGGATGAAGTGATCAAACCCTAA
- the LOC121775120 gene encoding splicing factor 3B subunit 2-like isoform X1: MPVEVANGVAESLSLPSGDLKSQNPKAAAKKSRETEKRRRRRKQKKNKQSNSNGNDSDTAAEDADGGAHDSSKENSDPAKALELVEVEYVPEKAELDGVDEEFRKVFEKFNFMDNTVAEENDKKDETAPDPALKKKADSDSEEEEQDTQQKEKGISNKKKKLQRRMKIAELKQICTRPDVVEVWDATSSDPKLLVYLKSYRNTVAVPRHWCQKRKFLQGKRGIEKQPFQLPDFIAATGIEKIRQAYIEKEDSKKLKQKQRERMQPKMGKMDIDYQVLHDAFFKHQTKPKLTYHGDLYYEGKEFEVWKSTWILLLKLYFFSSSAFFYNILNSVTPIFFGCYQVKLREMKPGTLSHELKEALGMPDGAPPPWLINMQRYGPPPSYPHLKIPGLNAPIPARAKFGYGHGEWGKPPVDEYGRPLYGDVFGFVQQDEPNYEEEPVDKSKHWGDLEEEEEEEEEEEEEEEEEEQMAEEELEDGIQSVDSLSSTPTGVETPDVIDLRKQQRKEPDRPLYQVLEEKEEKIAPGTLLAPGHTYVINTGTQDKSGGAKRVDLLKGQKSDKVDVTLAPEELDAMENVLQAKYEEAREEEKLRTQKEDFSDMVAENANKRKRKMQEKEKQSKKKDFKF; the protein is encoded by the exons ATGCCGGTGGAAGTTGCGAACGGCGTCGCAGAATCTCTATCGCTCCCCAGCGGCGATCTCAAATCGCAAAACCCTAAGGCCGCCGCGAAGAAGTCACGGGAAACCGAGAAGCGCAGGAGGAGGCGGAAGCAGAAGAAGAACAAGCAGAGCAACTCCAACGGAAATGACAGCGACACTGCGGCGGAGGACGCCGACGGCGGAGCGCATGACAGTTCTAAGGAGAACTCTGACCCTGCCAAG GCTTTGGAACTAGTAGAGGTTGAATATGTTCCAGAAAAAGCAGAATTAGATGGTGTTGATGAGGAATTCAGGAAggtttttgagaaatttaatttcatggaCAACACAGTTGCTGAG GAAAATGATAAAAAGGATGAGACTGCCCCTGATCCAGCATTAAAGAAGAAGGCGGACTCAGATTCTGAAGAAGAGGAACAAGATACTCAGCAAAAAGAAAAGGGAATCtctaataaaaagaaaaag CTTCAACGTCGGATGAAGATTGCTGAACTGAAGCAGATTTGTACAAGACCTGATGTTGTTGAG GTATGGGATGCAACTTCTTCAGATCCAAAGCTGTTGGTATACCTCAAGTCATACCGAAACACTGTTGCAGTACCACGACACTGGTGCCAGAAAAGGAAGTTTTTACAG GGAAAGAGGGGTATCGAAAAACAGCCTTTTCAACTTCCTGATTTCATTGCTGCTACAGGAATAGAGAAAATTAGACAG GCTTACATTGAAAAAGAGGATAGCAAAAAGTTGAAACAAAAGCAACGCGAGAGAATGCAGCCTAAAATGGGAAAGATGGACATTGATTATCAG GTTCTTCATGATGCATTCTTCAAGCATCAGACTAAGCCGAAATTAACATATCATGGTGATTTGTATTATGAGGGGAAGGAATTTGAGGTGTGGAAGTCAACATGGATACTATTacttaaattatattttttcagCTCATctgcatttttttataatatcttGAACTCTGTTACGCCAATTTTCTTTGGCTGCTATCAGGTGAAACTACGAGAAATGAAACCAGGGACATTGTCACATGAGTTAAAAGAGGCTCTAGGCATGCCTGATGGTGCCCCTCCACCATGGCTCATCAATATGCAG AGATACGGTCCTCCACCTTCTTATCCTCATCTAAAAATCCCCGGGCTTAATGCACCTATTCCTGCTCGAGCTAAATTTGGCTATGGACATGGGGAATGGGGCAAACCGCCTGTTGATGAA TATGGGCGTCCTCTCTATGGAGACGTATTTGGCTTTGTACAGCAAGATGAACCCAATTATGAG GAAGAACCAGTTGATAAGAGTAAGCACTGGGGTGActtggaggaggaggaggaagaagaggaagaggaagaggaggaggaagaagaggaggaacaGATGGCAGAAGAGGAGCTTGAAGATGGCATACAGTCCGTCGACAGCCTTTCAAG CACTCCTACTGGTGTTGAAACCCCTGATGTTATTGATCTTCGGAAGCAGCAGAGGAAGGAACCTGATAGGCCTCTCTACCAA GTGcttgaagaaaaagaagagaagatAGCACCGGGAACCCTGCTTGCACCAGGCCACAC GTATGTCATTAACACTGGAACACAAGACAAATCTGGTGGTGCAAAGAGG GTTGATTTGCTAAAAGGTCAGAAGTCAGATAAGGTGGATGTCACATTGGCACCGGAGGAGTTGGATGCGATGGAGAATGTTTTGCAAGCCAA GTACGAGGAAGCcagagaagaagagaagttgCGCACCCAGAAGGAGGATTTCAGTGACATGGTTGCTGAG AATGCGAACAAAAGAAAGCGGAAGATGCAGGAGAAGGAGAAACAGTCGAAGAAGAAGGATTTCAAGTTTTAA
- the LOC121775120 gene encoding splicing factor 3B subunit 2-like isoform X2 translates to MPVEVANGVAESLSLPSGDLKSQNPKAAAKKSRETEKRRRRRKQKKNKQSNSNGNDSDTAAEDADGGAHDSSKENSDPAKALELVEVEYVPEKAELDGVDEEFRKVFEKFNFMDNTVAEENDKKDETAPDPALKKKADSDSEEEEQDTQQKEKGISNKKKKLQRRMKIAELKQICTRPDVVEVWDATSSDPKLLVYLKSYRNTVAVPRHWCQKRKFLQGKRGIEKQPFQLPDFIAATGIEKIRQAYIEKEDSKKLKQKQRERMQPKMGKMDIDYQVLHDAFFKHQTKPKLTYHGDLYYEGKEFEVKLREMKPGTLSHELKEALGMPDGAPPPWLINMQRYGPPPSYPHLKIPGLNAPIPARAKFGYGHGEWGKPPVDEYGRPLYGDVFGFVQQDEPNYEEEPVDKSKHWGDLEEEEEEEEEEEEEEEEEEQMAEEELEDGIQSVDSLSSTPTGVETPDVIDLRKQQRKEPDRPLYQVLEEKEEKIAPGTLLAPGHTYVINTGTQDKSGGAKRVDLLKGQKSDKVDVTLAPEELDAMENVLQAKYEEAREEEKLRTQKEDFSDMVAENANKRKRKMQEKEKQSKKKDFKF, encoded by the exons ATGCCGGTGGAAGTTGCGAACGGCGTCGCAGAATCTCTATCGCTCCCCAGCGGCGATCTCAAATCGCAAAACCCTAAGGCCGCCGCGAAGAAGTCACGGGAAACCGAGAAGCGCAGGAGGAGGCGGAAGCAGAAGAAGAACAAGCAGAGCAACTCCAACGGAAATGACAGCGACACTGCGGCGGAGGACGCCGACGGCGGAGCGCATGACAGTTCTAAGGAGAACTCTGACCCTGCCAAG GCTTTGGAACTAGTAGAGGTTGAATATGTTCCAGAAAAAGCAGAATTAGATGGTGTTGATGAGGAATTCAGGAAggtttttgagaaatttaatttcatggaCAACACAGTTGCTGAG GAAAATGATAAAAAGGATGAGACTGCCCCTGATCCAGCATTAAAGAAGAAGGCGGACTCAGATTCTGAAGAAGAGGAACAAGATACTCAGCAAAAAGAAAAGGGAATCtctaataaaaagaaaaag CTTCAACGTCGGATGAAGATTGCTGAACTGAAGCAGATTTGTACAAGACCTGATGTTGTTGAG GTATGGGATGCAACTTCTTCAGATCCAAAGCTGTTGGTATACCTCAAGTCATACCGAAACACTGTTGCAGTACCACGACACTGGTGCCAGAAAAGGAAGTTTTTACAG GGAAAGAGGGGTATCGAAAAACAGCCTTTTCAACTTCCTGATTTCATTGCTGCTACAGGAATAGAGAAAATTAGACAG GCTTACATTGAAAAAGAGGATAGCAAAAAGTTGAAACAAAAGCAACGCGAGAGAATGCAGCCTAAAATGGGAAAGATGGACATTGATTATCAG GTTCTTCATGATGCATTCTTCAAGCATCAGACTAAGCCGAAATTAACATATCATGGTGATTTGTATTATGAGGGGAAGGAATTTGAG GTGAAACTACGAGAAATGAAACCAGGGACATTGTCACATGAGTTAAAAGAGGCTCTAGGCATGCCTGATGGTGCCCCTCCACCATGGCTCATCAATATGCAG AGATACGGTCCTCCACCTTCTTATCCTCATCTAAAAATCCCCGGGCTTAATGCACCTATTCCTGCTCGAGCTAAATTTGGCTATGGACATGGGGAATGGGGCAAACCGCCTGTTGATGAA TATGGGCGTCCTCTCTATGGAGACGTATTTGGCTTTGTACAGCAAGATGAACCCAATTATGAG GAAGAACCAGTTGATAAGAGTAAGCACTGGGGTGActtggaggaggaggaggaagaagaggaagaggaagaggaggaggaagaagaggaggaacaGATGGCAGAAGAGGAGCTTGAAGATGGCATACAGTCCGTCGACAGCCTTTCAAG CACTCCTACTGGTGTTGAAACCCCTGATGTTATTGATCTTCGGAAGCAGCAGAGGAAGGAACCTGATAGGCCTCTCTACCAA GTGcttgaagaaaaagaagagaagatAGCACCGGGAACCCTGCTTGCACCAGGCCACAC GTATGTCATTAACACTGGAACACAAGACAAATCTGGTGGTGCAAAGAGG GTTGATTTGCTAAAAGGTCAGAAGTCAGATAAGGTGGATGTCACATTGGCACCGGAGGAGTTGGATGCGATGGAGAATGTTTTGCAAGCCAA GTACGAGGAAGCcagagaagaagagaagttgCGCACCCAGAAGGAGGATTTCAGTGACATGGTTGCTGAG AATGCGAACAAAAGAAAGCGGAAGATGCAGGAGAAGGAGAAACAGTCGAAGAAGAAGGATTTCAAGTTTTAA